The Brachybacterium huguangmaarense genome contains a region encoding:
- a CDS encoding glycosyltransferase: MRILIWHVHGSWTTSFVQGEHTYLLPVVEDRGPDGRGRARTWDWPAAAVEVTPEQLADEQIDAVVLQRPHELDLARAWTGRRPGSELPAVYLEHDTPRGPAAATRHPVADRDDIPLVHVTHFNRIMWDNGLAPTAVIEHGILDPGPLYTGTIPSAAVVVNEPVRRERIAGTDLLVYLARGLPVEVYGMQTQRLADVAEHLAGHVHESLSHDQLHPTLGRHRLYLHPYRWTSLGLALLEAMMIGMPVLGLPTTEAPRAVPPAAGLLSADLSELATRARLWLHDPGEAAAAGAAARDHALAHFGIDRFLTDWNHLLERLIP; encoded by the coding sequence ATGCGCATCCTGATCTGGCATGTCCACGGCTCGTGGACCACCTCGTTCGTCCAGGGCGAGCACACCTATCTGCTGCCCGTCGTCGAGGACCGCGGCCCTGACGGGCGCGGTCGCGCCCGCACCTGGGACTGGCCCGCCGCGGCCGTGGAGGTCACCCCCGAGCAGCTCGCGGACGAGCAGATCGACGCGGTCGTGCTCCAGCGTCCCCACGAGCTCGACCTGGCCCGCGCCTGGACCGGTCGGCGCCCGGGGAGCGAGCTGCCCGCCGTCTACCTCGAGCACGACACGCCACGCGGCCCGGCCGCCGCCACCCGCCACCCGGTCGCCGATCGTGATGACATCCCCCTGGTCCACGTCACGCACTTCAACCGGATCATGTGGGACAACGGGCTCGCGCCGACCGCGGTGATCGAGCACGGCATCCTCGACCCCGGCCCTCTCTACACCGGCACCATCCCGTCGGCCGCCGTCGTGGTCAACGAGCCGGTGCGCCGCGAGCGCATCGCCGGCACCGACCTTCTCGTGTACCTCGCGCGCGGCCTCCCCGTCGAGGTGTACGGGATGCAGACCCAGCGCCTGGCCGACGTGGCCGAGCACCTCGCGGGCCATGTCCACGAGAGCCTCTCGCACGACCAGCTGCATCCGACGCTCGGACGCCATCGCCTCTACCTGCACCCCTACCGCTGGACCAGCCTGGGCCTGGCGCTGCTCGAAGCCATGATGATCGGGATGCCCGTGCTCGGGCTCCCCACCACCGAGGCACCGCGCGCCGTGCCACCCGCCGCCGGACTGCTGTCCGCCGATCTCAGCGAGCTCGCGACCCGCGCCCGCCTCTGGCTGCACGACCCGGGCGAGGCCGCGGCCGCCGGCGCGGCGGCCCGCGACCACGCCCTGGCCCATTTCGGCATCGACCGGTTCCTCACGGACTGGAACCACCTCCTGGAAAGGCTCATCCCATGA
- a CDS encoding dihydrofolate reductase family protein, with protein MSDTTCHMSISLDGFVAGPDQSLANGLGVRGGELHPWHMGDPRATENDRIAEGWLMRPRGAYVMGSNMFSPGRGEWDPDWTGLWGPEPPYHAPVFVLTHHAREPIEMEGGTVFHFVTEGFDAAYARAVETAEGRGVDIAGGASTVQQALRAGVIDELTLDVAPVLLGRGERLFDGVEDFDLEPVEVLGSPLATHIRYRRAEAR; from the coding sequence ATGTCCGACACCACGTGCCACATGTCCATCTCGCTCGACGGGTTCGTCGCCGGGCCCGACCAGAGCCTCGCCAACGGCCTCGGCGTCCGCGGCGGTGAGCTGCACCCCTGGCACATGGGCGATCCGCGGGCCACCGAGAACGACCGGATCGCCGAGGGCTGGCTCATGAGGCCTCGCGGCGCCTACGTCATGGGGAGCAACATGTTCAGCCCGGGCCGCGGCGAGTGGGACCCCGACTGGACGGGATTGTGGGGGCCCGAACCGCCGTATCACGCGCCGGTCTTCGTGCTCACGCACCACGCACGCGAGCCGATCGAGATGGAGGGCGGCACCGTCTTCCACTTCGTCACCGAGGGCTTCGACGCCGCCTACGCGCGGGCGGTCGAGACGGCCGAAGGGCGCGGCGTCGACATCGCCGGCGGCGCCTCGACCGTGCAGCAGGCGCTGCGCGCCGGGGTCATCGACGAGCTGACCCTCGACGTCGCGCCCGTCCTGCTCGGACGCGGCGAGCGCCTGTTCGACGGCGTCGAGGACTTCGACCTCGAGCCCGTCGAGGTGCTGGGGTCGCCGCTCGCCACACACATCCGATACCGCCGGGCCGAGGCGCGCTGA
- a CDS encoding ClpP family protease codes for MTTTAQNRPPALADLTAASLLDRRVLILDRELDQDNGAQLCSQLILLAAERPDRDITLLINSPGGLVPAMLAIGDLMTLLPCDVRTVALGMAYSAGQFLLTQGAPGKRYILPHGKVLMHQGSAGFGGSAADIEIQAEDLRRNRDLLIRLTAARTGRSVEQIARDSERDRMWDAQEAVAYGFCDAVLSDLAQILPGRGPSGDDLSPADRRDPAGFSAATPAASDRPEASTRPAERPEPRPETTTEESR; via the coding sequence ATGACCACCACCGCCCAGAACCGCCCACCCGCCCTGGCCGACCTGACCGCCGCGAGCCTGCTCGACCGGCGCGTGCTGATCCTCGACCGCGAGCTCGATCAGGACAACGGAGCCCAGCTGTGCTCGCAGCTGATCCTGCTCGCCGCCGAGCGCCCCGATCGCGACATCACCCTGCTCATCAACTCCCCCGGCGGCCTCGTGCCGGCCATGCTGGCCATCGGCGACCTCATGACGCTCCTGCCGTGCGACGTGCGGACCGTCGCCCTCGGCATGGCCTACAGCGCCGGTCAGTTCCTGCTCACGCAGGGCGCCCCGGGCAAGCGCTACATCCTGCCGCACGGCAAGGTGCTCATGCATCAGGGGTCGGCGGGGTTCGGCGGCAGCGCGGCCGACATCGAGATCCAGGCGGAGGACCTGCGGCGCAACCGGGACCTCCTCATTCGTCTCACCGCTGCCCGGACCGGCCGCAGCGTCGAGCAGATCGCCCGGGACTCCGAGCGCGACCGCATGTGGGACGCGCAGGAGGCCGTCGCGTATGGCTTCTGCGACGCGGTGCTGAGCGACCTCGCCCAGATCCTGCCCGGCCGCGGACCGAGCGGCGACGACCTCTCCCCTGCCGACCGGCGGGATCCGGCCGGGTTCTCGGCGGCCACGCCCGCCGCCTCCGACCGTCCCGAGGCGAGCACCCGCCCCGCCGAGAGACCGGAGCCCCGGCCCGAGACCACCACGGAGGAGTCCCGATGA
- a CDS encoding tyrosine-protein phosphatase gives MPTSQPTTPVIPTLPNLRDLGGKSTGDGRRVRPGILFRSVDLSRLDEDGTAAVVGLGIRTVYDLRTAQESEQRPDRVPEGMRRVELDVLADASDNAAAQLGPVVEDPKQAERILSAGGAARVFRDAYRDLVSLPSARRSYRGLFRGLLDDGREPALFHCTTGKDRTGWGAASLLLALGVDEDEVRADYLRTNDDLLPALRPLFDRFEQAVGDPELLEPVLGVREEYLDTALDEARARFDGIDGYVRDGLGLSDDEIDRLGETLLEDA, from the coding sequence ATGCCCACCTCGCAGCCGACCACCCCGGTCATCCCGACCCTGCCCAACCTGCGCGACCTCGGTGGGAAGAGCACCGGCGATGGCCGGCGCGTGCGCCCGGGCATCCTGTTCCGCTCGGTGGATCTGAGCCGTCTCGACGAGGACGGCACCGCGGCCGTCGTGGGCCTCGGGATCCGCACGGTCTACGACCTGCGCACCGCCCAGGAGTCCGAGCAGCGTCCCGATCGCGTCCCCGAGGGCATGCGCCGCGTCGAGCTCGACGTGCTGGCCGATGCCTCGGACAATGCTGCCGCCCAGCTCGGACCCGTGGTCGAGGACCCCAAGCAGGCCGAGCGCATCCTGAGCGCGGGAGGGGCGGCGCGGGTGTTCCGCGACGCCTACCGCGATCTCGTGTCGCTGCCGAGCGCGCGCCGCTCCTATCGCGGGCTGTTTCGCGGGCTCCTCGACGACGGCCGCGAGCCTGCGCTCTTCCACTGCACGACGGGCAAGGACCGCACGGGCTGGGGTGCCGCCTCGCTCCTGCTCGCCCTCGGCGTCGACGAGGACGAGGTGCGCGCGGACTACCTGCGCACGAACGACGACCTGCTGCCCGCGCTACGGCCCCTCTTCGACCGCTTCGAGCAGGCGGTCGGCGACCCCGAGCTGCTCGAGCCCGTGCTCGGCGTGCGCGAGGAATACCTCGACACGGCGCTCGACGAGGCCCGGGCGCGCTTCGACGGCATCGACGGCTACGTGCGCGACGGGCTCGGGCTGTCCGACGACGAGATCGACCGCCTCGGCGAGACGCTGCTCGAGGACGCCTAG
- a CDS encoding HAD family hydrolase, with protein MSRSSRADLTAFRRALSAEHTEVAVSDLDGVLRRFDPTLWTDLADLTGLPAPTVFGAILGNPALHDVVRGRVTHAQWRARATRDLRAEGAGSAAAQRAVEIWSTTPATVDREVQGVLDDARDHGMAVFVFTNGTDRVRAEIEELGLSAQVGADGTHLLNSVDFGAAKPEQTAYAAAHARIEHVLGRHVEHRAVAFLDDSPSHVRGAETFGWQAVLHRAD; from the coding sequence ATGTCCCGTTCGTCCCGCGCCGATCTGACCGCCTTCCGACGTGCGCTCAGCGCGGAGCACACCGAGGTGGCGGTGAGCGATCTGGACGGCGTGCTGCGGCGATTCGACCCTACCCTCTGGACCGACCTGGCCGATCTCACGGGCCTGCCCGCGCCCACCGTCTTCGGCGCGATCCTGGGCAACCCCGCTCTGCACGACGTCGTGCGGGGACGTGTCACGCATGCCCAGTGGCGCGCTCGCGCGACGCGGGACCTGCGAGCTGAGGGGGCCGGCTCGGCGGCGGCTCAGCGTGCCGTCGAGATCTGGTCCACGACTCCGGCGACCGTGGACCGGGAGGTCCAGGGGGTCCTCGACGACGCCCGCGACCACGGCATGGCGGTCTTCGTGTTCACCAACGGCACCGATCGAGTCCGCGCCGAGATCGAGGAGCTGGGGCTCTCAGCCCAGGTCGGCGCCGACGGCACTCACCTGCTCAACTCCGTCGACTTCGGCGCCGCCAAACCCGAGCAGACGGCGTACGCCGCGGCGCATGCCCGGATCGAGCACGTGCTCGGGCGCCATGTCGAGCATCGCGCCGTGGCCTTCCTCGACGACAGCCCCTCTCACGTCCGGGGCGCCGAGACCTTCGGCTGGCAGGCCGTCCTGCACCGCGCCGACTGA
- a CDS encoding HAD-IIIA family hydrolase, whose translation MSAVPTGSETYAVVIPSLGRPSLARLLETLADQDLAAGGAVPLEVVVVDDRRGADLPPLDLPAHAGGPVRAVRGYGRGPAAARNRGWRSARRSGATWIAFLDDDVELPRDWAGRLTRDLASCAPGTGGSQGRIEVPRPADRRPTDWERNTASLEQAAWATADMAYRPAALEAVDGFDERFPRAYREDADLALRVRHAGWQLVRGERRVLHPARPADALVSLRVQAGNADDALMRRLHGPRWREQAEAPRGALRAHLVTTAALAAAASGTVLATAVGRCSTARAGRGLLGAGLAVWGVQYTRFLARRVLPGPRPGDDRFASELARMGVTSAAIPVAAVRHRLRGTIRHRRTVPWPPPVRAVLFDRDGTLVHDVPYNGDPERVRPVEGAREALAALRDAGLALGVVSNQSGIGRGRLTTAQVDAVDHRIRELLGPFGTWQRCPHAPDAGCTCRKPMPGMVTAAAAALGVRPQECVVIGDIGADVEAAHAAGARSVLVPTPQTLPAEVTSAPEVAATLGEAVALVLPGRDAAGGRR comes from the coding sequence GTGAGCGCTGTGCCGACGGGGTCGGAGACCTACGCGGTCGTCATCCCCTCCCTCGGCCGCCCCTCGCTCGCTCGCCTGCTCGAGACCCTCGCCGACCAGGACCTGGCCGCCGGAGGCGCCGTCCCGCTCGAGGTGGTCGTGGTCGACGACCGGCGCGGCGCCGACCTGCCGCCGCTCGACCTGCCCGCTCACGCCGGCGGCCCGGTGCGCGCGGTGCGCGGGTACGGCCGCGGTCCTGCGGCCGCTCGCAACCGGGGCTGGCGCAGCGCACGCCGCAGCGGTGCGACGTGGATCGCCTTCCTGGACGACGACGTCGAGCTCCCCCGGGACTGGGCGGGCCGGCTCACGCGGGATCTCGCGTCCTGTGCGCCGGGAACCGGGGGCAGCCAGGGTCGCATCGAGGTCCCGCGCCCCGCGGATCGGCGACCCACCGATTGGGAGCGCAATACCGCCTCCCTCGAGCAGGCCGCCTGGGCGACGGCCGACATGGCCTATCGTCCCGCCGCGCTCGAGGCCGTCGACGGATTCGACGAACGCTTCCCCCGTGCCTACCGCGAGGACGCCGATCTGGCCCTGCGCGTGAGGCACGCGGGATGGCAGCTCGTGCGCGGCGAGCGCCGGGTGCTCCACCCCGCCCGACCCGCCGACGCCCTCGTGAGCCTCCGCGTCCAGGCCGGCAACGCCGACGACGCGCTCATGCGCCGCCTCCACGGTCCGCGATGGCGGGAGCAGGCGGAGGCGCCCCGCGGCGCCCTCCGCGCTCACCTGGTCACCACCGCTGCGCTCGCGGCGGCCGCATCCGGGACCGTCCTCGCCACCGCGGTGGGACGGTGCTCCACCGCGCGCGCCGGTCGGGGCCTCCTGGGAGCGGGTCTGGCCGTGTGGGGCGTGCAGTACACACGCTTCCTCGCGCGCCGCGTGCTCCCGGGGCCGCGACCGGGCGATGACCGCTTCGCCTCCGAGCTCGCGCGCATGGGCGTCACGAGCGCCGCGATCCCCGTCGCCGCCGTGCGCCACCGCCTCCGCGGGACGATCCGCCACCGCCGCACCGTCCCCTGGCCGCCCCCTGTCCGTGCCGTGCTCTTCGACCGCGACGGCACGCTCGTGCACGACGTGCCGTACAACGGTGACCCCGAGCGGGTGCGCCCGGTCGAGGGGGCCCGCGAGGCGCTGGCCGCGCTCCGCGACGCGGGCCTCGCGCTCGGCGTGGTCTCCAATCAGAGCGGCATCGGGCGGGGCCGGCTGACGACCGCGCAGGTCGATGCGGTCGACCACCGCATCCGGGAGCTCCTCGGCCCGTTCGGCACGTGGCAGCGTTGCCCCCATGCACCCGATGCCGGGTGCACGTGCCGCAAGCCGATGCCCGGCATGGTGACGGCAGCGGCGGCCGCCCTCGGTGTGCGGCCCCAGGAGTGCGTCGTCATCGGTGACATCGGGGCCGATGTCGAGGCCGCGCACGCGGCAGGCGCCCGCAGCGTCCTGGTGCCGACGCCGCAGACACTGCCCGCCGAGGTGACGTCGGCCCCCGAGGTCGCGGCGACCCTGGGCGAGGCCGTCGCTCTCGTCCTGCCCGGTCGGGATGCCGCCGGGGGCCGGCGATGA
- a CDS encoding carbamoyltransferase family protein gives MRILGVNAVFHDSSAALVVDGQIVAAAEEERFSRRKHAKRPVPFSAWELPELSMRWCLEEAGIEPADLDVVAYGFDPDLAAHIPDDPSDPLRIDYVRRAPAFLAEALPGLDPGRVRYVPHHVAHAASAGLAAPSRTSSVLVLDGRGEAHSHLAGRYRDGELEILRRQELPDSLGLVYESLTDHLGFLRSSDEFKVMALASYGRPRFAGELREHIHATGDGGFRALTPDWSRFAPRRVDDGTWGGDHADLAASVQAVVEETLVDLATWLHEQTGDSVLTMAGGTALNCVANSRIWRESPFTEVWVQPASGDSGTALGAALHVAQEAGELGAPQPTAALGRSWDDEELAQWLRTAQVPFTTPDDLAGEVADILADDGVIAWFEGRSEFGPRALGRRSLLANPMRAENLERLNDVKGREQFRPVAPMVLEERAAEIFSDGPIPSPFMLFVHTVAPEWRERIPAVTHVDGTARIQTISDDDVPGIAALLRAFEERTGVPVVVNTSLNTAGRPMVDDPRDALELFGSAPVAALVLGPHLVRRAAFVEGPR, from the coding sequence ATGCGAATCCTGGGAGTGAACGCCGTCTTCCACGACTCGTCCGCGGCACTGGTCGTGGACGGGCAGATCGTGGCCGCTGCGGAGGAAGAGCGCTTCTCGCGCCGTAAACACGCCAAACGCCCCGTGCCGTTCTCGGCGTGGGAGCTGCCCGAGCTCTCCATGCGCTGGTGCCTCGAGGAGGCCGGGATCGAACCGGCCGACCTCGACGTCGTCGCGTACGGCTTCGATCCGGATCTCGCCGCCCACATCCCCGACGATCCGTCGGACCCCCTGCGGATCGACTACGTGCGTCGGGCACCCGCCTTCCTGGCCGAGGCGCTGCCGGGGCTGGACCCCGGGAGGGTCCGGTACGTCCCGCACCACGTGGCCCACGCCGCCTCCGCCGGCCTGGCCGCCCCGTCGCGGACCAGCAGCGTCCTGGTGCTCGACGGCAGGGGCGAGGCGCACTCCCACCTGGCAGGCCGATACCGCGACGGGGAGCTCGAGATCCTGCGGCGCCAGGAACTCCCGGACTCGTTGGGGCTGGTCTACGAGTCCCTCACCGACCATCTCGGCTTCCTGCGCTCGAGCGACGAGTTCAAGGTCATGGCGCTCGCCTCCTACGGCCGGCCCCGCTTCGCCGGTGAGCTCCGCGAGCACATCCACGCGACCGGTGACGGCGGCTTCCGGGCCCTCACCCCCGACTGGAGCCGCTTCGCCCCCCGCCGTGTCGACGACGGCACCTGGGGAGGTGACCATGCCGACCTCGCGGCGTCCGTGCAGGCCGTCGTCGAGGAGACGCTCGTCGACCTGGCCACCTGGCTGCATGAGCAGACCGGGGACAGCGTGCTCACCATGGCGGGTGGCACCGCGCTGAACTGCGTCGCGAACTCGCGGATCTGGCGCGAGTCGCCCTTCACCGAGGTGTGGGTCCAGCCCGCCTCGGGCGACTCCGGCACCGCGCTCGGCGCCGCTCTCCACGTGGCGCAGGAGGCGGGCGAGCTCGGCGCGCCGCAGCCCACCGCTGCCCTCGGGCGGTCCTGGGACGACGAGGAGCTGGCACAGTGGCTGCGCACGGCTCAGGTCCCGTTCACGACGCCCGACGATCTCGCCGGGGAGGTCGCGGACATCCTGGCCGACGACGGCGTGATCGCCTGGTTCGAGGGCCGCAGCGAGTTCGGGCCTCGCGCGCTCGGACGTCGCTCGCTGCTCGCCAACCCGATGCGGGCCGAGAACCTCGAACGCCTCAACGACGTCAAGGGTCGCGAGCAGTTCCGGCCCGTCGCGCCGATGGTGCTCGAGGAGCGGGCCGCGGAGATCTTCTCCGACGGGCCGATCCCGAGCCCGTTCATGCTCTTCGTGCACACGGTCGCCCCCGAGTGGCGCGAGCGGATCCCGGCGGTCACCCACGTCGACGGCACGGCGCGGATCCAGACGATCTCGGACGACGACGTCCCGGGCATCGCCGCGCTGCTGCGCGCGTTCGAGGAGCGCACGGGCGTGCCCGTGGTCGTCAACACCTCGTTGAACACGGCCGGCCGCCCCATGGTCGACGACCCGCGCGACGCCCTCGAGCTGTTCGGCTCCGCCCCCGTGGCCGCGCTCGTGCTCGGCCCTCACCTGGTGCGACGGGCCGCGTTCGTGGAGGGCCCCCGGTGA
- a CDS encoding NAD(P)-dependent alcohol dehydrogenase, which translates to MPITVKALQKTGPDQPFRVVEIERRDPREDDVVIDIKAAGICHSDIHTVRNEWGEARFPLTVGHEIAGVVEAVGEGVTRWKVGDRVGVGCMVDSCGECEQCLAGLEQNCLRGNVGTYNSIDVDGSVTQGGYAQKVVVNERFVCRIPDALDFDVAAPLLCAGITTYSPLARWGAAEGKKVAVLGLGGLGHMGVQIAAAKGAEVTVLSRSRKKEQLAIDLGASEMLATTEDGFFEAHRGEFDLILNTISADIPVDKYLGLLKPRGVMAVVGLPPAAQELHFGPLIGGGKVLAGSNIGGIAETQEMLDFCADHHFGAVIETVGVEEVEAAYDRVVSGEVYFRAVIDTATFDEAETEAVPAA; encoded by the coding sequence ATGCCCATCACCGTCAAGGCCCTGCAGAAGACCGGTCCGGACCAGCCCTTCCGGGTCGTCGAGATCGAGCGTCGCGACCCGCGCGAGGACGACGTCGTGATCGACATCAAGGCGGCAGGCATCTGCCACAGCGACATCCACACCGTCCGCAACGAGTGGGGCGAGGCCCGCTTCCCCCTGACCGTGGGCCACGAGATCGCCGGCGTCGTCGAGGCGGTCGGCGAGGGCGTCACCCGCTGGAAGGTCGGCGACCGCGTGGGCGTGGGCTGCATGGTCGACTCGTGCGGCGAGTGCGAGCAGTGCCTGGCCGGCCTCGAGCAGAACTGCCTGCGCGGCAACGTCGGCACCTACAACTCGATCGACGTCGACGGCAGCGTGACCCAGGGCGGCTACGCCCAGAAGGTCGTCGTCAACGAGCGCTTCGTCTGCCGGATCCCCGACGCCCTCGACTTCGACGTGGCCGCGCCCCTCCTGTGCGCGGGCATCACCACCTACTCGCCGCTCGCACGGTGGGGCGCCGCCGAGGGCAAGAAGGTCGCGGTGCTCGGCCTGGGCGGCCTGGGCCACATGGGCGTCCAGATCGCGGCCGCCAAGGGCGCCGAGGTCACGGTGCTCTCGCGCAGCCGCAAGAAGGAGCAGCTCGCGATCGACCTGGGCGCGAGCGAGATGCTCGCGACCACCGAGGACGGCTTCTTCGAGGCGCACCGCGGCGAGTTCGACCTGATCCTCAACACCATCAGCGCCGACATCCCGGTGGACAAGTACCTCGGGCTGCTCAAGCCGCGCGGCGTGATGGCCGTCGTCGGGCTGCCGCCGGCCGCCCAGGAGCTGCACTTCGGCCCGCTCATCGGCGGCGGCAAGGTGCTCGCCGGCTCCAACATCGGCGGCATCGCCGAGACCCAGGAGATGCTCGACTTCTGCGCCGACCACCACTTCGGGGCGGTCATCGAGACGGTGGGCGTCGAGGAGGTCGAGGCGGCCTACGACCGCGTCGTGAGCGGCGAGGTCTACTTCCGTGCCGTGATCGACACCGCGACCTTCGACGAGGCCGAGACCGAGGCCGTCCCCGCCGCCTGA
- a CDS encoding glycosyltransferase family 9 protein, producing the protein MTRVLAVRLDSDGDVLLTGPAIRALGRLGHPVDVLASPAGSAAARLLPGVDEVLEFAAPWSGVAPPEVDPVATHRLIATLADRDFTTAVIFTSFHQSPLPMALLARLAGIGHIAATSADYPGTLLDVRHHRADPPGGGHEVEAALALAAAAGAPPAVGAERLLAVRRPLPPVPPALEGERYVVLHPGASVPSRALRPDHAAELTAALVRSGRRVVLTGGPGERDLVLRARHGALTILGADGSRWRGTAADALVDLAGRTDLAGLAAVLEAADCAVVGNTGPAHLAAAVGTPVVSLFSPVVPALRWAPYGVPTVVLGDQHAACRDSRARQCPVPGHPCLSGVTPEEVVAAVDELGGPTAATATPLTGGHRCAS; encoded by the coding sequence ATGACCCGCGTCCTGGCGGTCCGCCTCGACTCCGACGGTGACGTGCTGCTCACGGGGCCGGCGATCCGTGCGCTCGGACGTCTCGGCCACCCCGTCGACGTGCTGGCCTCCCCTGCGGGCTCCGCCGCCGCGCGGCTCCTGCCCGGGGTCGACGAGGTGCTCGAGTTCGCTGCGCCGTGGTCCGGTGTCGCGCCGCCCGAGGTCGACCCGGTGGCCACCCATCGGCTCATCGCGACCCTCGCCGACCGCGACTTCACGACCGCGGTCATCTTCACCTCCTTCCACCAGAGCCCACTGCCGATGGCGCTGCTCGCGCGCCTCGCGGGCATCGGGCACATCGCGGCGACCAGCGCCGACTATCCCGGCACCCTCCTGGACGTGCGGCACCACCGAGCCGATCCGCCCGGGGGCGGGCACGAGGTGGAGGCCGCGCTCGCGCTCGCGGCCGCCGCCGGCGCCCCTCCCGCCGTCGGCGCCGAGCGGCTCCTGGCCGTGCGGCGCCCTCTGCCGCCCGTGCCGCCGGCCCTCGAGGGCGAGCGTTACGTGGTCCTGCATCCGGGAGCGTCCGTTCCCTCCCGCGCGCTCCGACCCGATCACGCGGCGGAGCTGACGGCCGCCCTCGTGCGATCGGGACGCCGGGTGGTCCTCACCGGCGGACCGGGTGAGCGTGACCTGGTGCTCCGGGCCCGCCATGGCGCCCTCACGATCCTCGGCGCCGACGGATCCCGGTGGCGCGGAACCGCAGCGGACGCCCTCGTCGACCTCGCCGGCCGCACCGATCTCGCGGGCCTGGCCGCCGTGCTCGAGGCCGCGGACTGCGCGGTCGTCGGGAACACGGGGCCCGCGCACCTGGCCGCAGCCGTCGGCACCCCGGTCGTCTCGCTGTTCTCCCCGGTCGTGCCCGCCCTGCGGTGGGCTCCCTACGGCGTCCCCACCGTCGTGCTCGGCGACCAGCACGCCGCGTGCCGGGACAGCCGTGCCCGGCAGTGCCCGGTGCCCGGCCACCCGTGCCTGTCCGGTGTCACACCCGAGGAGGTCGTCGCCGCGGTCGACGAGCTCGGCGGCCCGACCGCAGCCACCGCGACCCCGCTGACAGGAGGACATCGATGCGCATCCTGA
- a CDS encoding helix-turn-helix domain-containing protein: MDEHLQPLLRELLGDALRRERHRQGRTLAQLSAASGVSIQHLSDVERGRKDPSSEVLAAITGALAIDVLDLLRRIDASAAVAPVLDLTGRAASLPRPTVTSLPGGGAGGAVSGALLLAA; the protein is encoded by the coding sequence ATGGACGAGCACCTGCAGCCCCTGCTCCGCGAGCTCCTCGGCGACGCCCTGCGTCGTGAGCGGCATCGGCAGGGTCGCACGCTCGCACAGCTCTCGGCCGCGAGCGGCGTCAGCATCCAGCACCTGTCCGACGTCGAGCGCGGCCGCAAGGACCCGTCGTCCGAGGTGCTCGCCGCGATCACCGGCGCCCTCGCGATCGACGTCCTGGACCTGCTGCGCCGCATCGACGCCTCGGCGGCGGTCGCACCCGTGCTCGACCTGACCGGGCGTGCCGCCTCCCTGCCGCGACCGACCGTGACGAGCCTGCCGGGCGGGGGAGCGGGCGGCGCCGTCAGCGGCGCCCTGCTGCTGGCCGCCTGA
- a CDS encoding ClpP family protease produces the protein MSTYTIPHVIERTASGTERTADVFSRLLSDRIVCIGTPIDDGVANTVIAQVLHLENDAPDQPIQLYVNCEGGDAQAVLAVHDALAYVRCDVAVTCIGQVVAAPTILLAAGTPGLRAILPHARVVLHPLEASGRGAVPDLILAAEEVERVRRSLEALLAEHTGQSLDRVRHDLERERVLDAEATVAYGIADRVLVRRPAAGRR, from the coding sequence ATGAGCACGTACACGATCCCCCACGTCATCGAGCGCACCGCCTCGGGCACCGAGCGCACGGCCGACGTGTTCTCCCGGCTGCTCTCGGACCGCATCGTGTGCATCGGCACGCCGATCGACGACGGCGTCGCCAACACCGTGATCGCGCAGGTCCTGCACCTCGAGAACGACGCCCCGGACCAGCCGATCCAGCTCTACGTCAACTGCGAGGGCGGGGACGCCCAGGCCGTGCTCGCCGTCCACGACGCGCTCGCGTACGTGCGCTGCGACGTGGCCGTGACGTGCATCGGGCAGGTCGTGGCCGCACCGACCATCCTGCTGGCCGCGGGCACACCCGGGCTGCGCGCGATCCTGCCGCACGCCCGGGTGGTCCTGCATCCGCTCGAGGCGAGCGGGCGCGGGGCGGTGCCGGACCTGATCCTCGCCGCCGAGGAGGTCGAGCGGGTGCGACGGTCCCTCGAAGCGCTGCTGGCCGAGCACACCGGGCAGAGCCTGGACCGGGTGCGCCACGACCTCGAGCGCGAGCGGGTGCTCGACGCCGAGGCGACGGTCGCCTACGGCATCGCCGACCGGGTGCTCGTCAGGCGGCCAGCAGCAGGGCGCCGCTGA